From Candidatus Manganitrophus morganii, the proteins below share one genomic window:
- a CDS encoding DUF421 domain-containing protein — protein MDLHRIFFDNWMGVVRTLIIGVLAYAALVLLLRISGKRTLSKMNAFDLVVTVALGSTLATILLSKNVALVEGILAFALLIGLQYLVAWASVHSPFVRRIVKSEPALLFYREEFLGEAMRRERVTEGEVRAAIRAEGIANLSEVEAAVLETDGSFSVVRKPARGEASSLSNVPRPSESAPTRRKRAGNE, from the coding sequence ATGGACCTGCACCGAATCTTCTTCGACAACTGGATGGGGGTCGTCCGCACCCTGATCATCGGCGTTCTCGCCTATGCGGCGCTCGTTCTTCTCCTCCGGATCTCCGGAAAGCGGACCTTGTCGAAGATGAATGCCTTCGATCTGGTGGTGACCGTCGCTCTCGGATCGACCTTGGCGACCATTCTCCTCTCGAAGAATGTCGCTCTCGTTGAAGGGATTCTTGCCTTCGCTCTTCTCATCGGCTTGCAGTATCTCGTCGCTTGGGCTTCGGTTCACTCTCCGTTTGTCCGGCGGATCGTGAAGAGCGAGCCGGCCCTGCTGTTTTACCGGGAGGAGTTTCTCGGGGAAGCGATGCGGCGGGAGCGGGTGACCGAAGGGGAAGTGCGCGCGGCGATCCGGGCGGAAGGGATCGCGAATCTTTCGGAGGTCGAAGCGGCCGTGCTGGAGACCGACGGCTCTTTCAGCGTCGTCCGAAAACCGGCGCGCGGCGAAGCATCGAGCCTCTCGAATGTTCCGCGGCCTTCGGAGAGCGCGCCCACCCGACGGAAACGGGCGGGGAATGAATAA
- a CDS encoding DUF5985 family protein, which produces MQMTQFLSGAIMMACWVIGLFFLRFWKKTEDRLFSIFAVAFWMLAVERVVLLIMNKENEVYSFVYIIRFIAFVLILWAIADKNRSKNHL; this is translated from the coding sequence ATGCAGATGACTCAATTTCTGTCGGGCGCCATCATGATGGCTTGCTGGGTGATCGGGCTTTTCTTTCTCCGATTTTGGAAAAAGACGGAAGACCGCCTCTTCTCCATCTTTGCCGTCGCGTTCTGGATGCTGGCGGTCGAACGGGTCGTTCTTTTGATCATGAACAAAGAAAATGAGGTCTACAGCTTTGTCTATATCATCCGTTTCATCGCGTTTGTTCTTATTTTATGGGCCATTGCCGACAAGAATCGATCCAAAAATCATCTTTGA
- a CDS encoding MarR family transcriptional regulator: MAKKTVSKKTAIAKIVQSFRRIFKAIHQYSEEVLKEFGVTGPQLWLLKTLREEGGTSVGELSEKMYLHISTVSGIIDRLEAKGYVVRKREAPDRRVVTVHLTAAGKRIVDRAPEPSQGKLLYSLQTLSEKEVLEMHDALQKIVRLMELEQIEATFFFSEE; encoded by the coding sequence ATGGCAAAGAAAACAGTTTCAAAGAAAACGGCGATTGCGAAAATCGTCCAATCCTTCCGAAGAATCTTCAAGGCGATCCATCAATATTCAGAGGAGGTTTTAAAAGAGTTCGGCGTGACCGGTCCGCAGCTCTGGCTGCTGAAAACCCTCCGGGAAGAAGGGGGCACGTCGGTCGGAGAGCTGAGCGAGAAGATGTACCTCCACATCTCCACCGTGTCGGGGATCATCGACCGGCTGGAAGCGAAAGGGTACGTCGTCCGAAAAAGAGAAGCGCCGGACCGCCGGGTGGTGACGGTCCATTTGACCGCGGCCGGAAAGCGGATCGTCGACAGAGCGCCCGAGCCCTCCCAGGGAAAGCTCCTCTATAGCCTTCAAACACTTTCCGAGAAGGAGGTCCTGGAGATGCACGACGCGCTTCAGAAGATCGTCCGTTTGATGGAGCTTGAGCAGATCGAAGCAACGTTCTTCTTCAGCGAGGAGTAG
- a CDS encoding universal stress protein has translation MTRIEQILVPTDFSSYATEALKEAVYLAQNLKAKITLLHVFESLFPYTPPPSRGPHAGAYQWLQNLKREQEEELRVAAEIVRKEGVQVAPLFKEGLAHVEIIRTAQEIKTDLIALGTHGKKGLTHLLLGSVTERVTREAPCPVLIVREKKG, from the coding sequence ATGACCAGAATAGAACAGATCTTGGTGCCGACGGACTTTTCATCTTATGCAACCGAAGCGCTCAAAGAGGCTGTTTATCTCGCCCAAAACCTGAAAGCCAAAATCACCCTGCTTCATGTCTTTGAATCCCTCTTCCCCTATACCCCACCCCCCTCCCGCGGACCTCATGCGGGAGCCTACCAGTGGCTTCAGAACCTGAAAAGGGAACAGGAAGAAGAACTTCGGGTTGCCGCTGAAATCGTCCGGAAAGAAGGGGTTCAGGTCGCACCGCTCTTTAAAGAGGGGCTCGCGCACGTTGAAATTATCCGAACCGCCCAAGAGATCAAGACCGATTTAATCGCCTTGGGGACCCACGGGAAAAAAGGGCTGACGCATCTTCTCCTAGGAAGCGTCACCGAGCGGGTGACGCGGGAAGCGCCTTGCCCGGTCCTGATTGTTCGCGAAAAGAAGGGGTAG
- a CDS encoding lmo0937 family membrane protein, translating into MLWPILILLALWALGFTLKFAGGIIHLLLVAAAVLLLAQLLMGRKSITGPPP; encoded by the coding sequence ATGCTTTGGCCGATATTGATTCTGCTTGCCCTTTGGGCGCTTGGTTTCACTTTAAAGTTCGCCGGGGGGATCATCCATCTTCTCCTGGTCGCAGCCGCCGTTTTATTGCTCGCTCAGCTGCTGATGGGAAGAAAAAGCATCACCGGTCCGCCGCCATAA
- a CDS encoding BON domain-containing protein codes for MLFLLLFLPAGCLRPASPRPALEVAREAALETKIRAFIAAEPMLDQERVRVEIDEGKIVLKGKVEREEQKEKATEVAVRAGGDLPIENEIVVQG; via the coding sequence GTGCTATTTCTCCTTCTGTTCCTCCCGGCGGGATGTCTGCGGCCTGCATCGCCTCGGCCCGCGCTGGAAGTGGCCCGTGAGGCGGCGCTGGAGACGAAGATCCGGGCCTTCATCGCCGCGGAGCCGATGCTCGATCAAGAGAGGGTCCGGGTGGAGATCGACGAAGGAAAGATCGTCCTGAAAGGGAAGGTCGAGCGGGAGGAGCAGAAGGAAAAGGCGACCGAGGTCGCCGTCCGGGCGGGAGGGGATCTGCCGATCGAAAACGAGATCGTCGTTCAAGGGTAA
- a CDS encoding mechanosensitive ion channel family protein: MENFIRLVGPNRAVEIFGVKLVGVNAENAKKLLFSLLFIVLIVLVVRSFTKLARWWLHGRGKEQVEFWARQGIRLAAAVILILGLASIWFDDPGRLATALGLITAALAFALQKVVTAIAGYFVILRGKVFNVGDRIRMGGVRGDVLGLTFTQTTIMEMGQPPPVQGDEPAMWVQSRQYTGRVVTVSNAKIFEEPVFNYTRDFPFLWEEMVVPITYDADRARAERILLDAAERHTVSISEMGREALEEMKRRYFMKSADMRPKVYFRLTDNWLELTVRFIARDYGVRELKDAMSRDILKAFDEARIGVASATFEIVGLPPLRIQQLPRRAEETPGRKEAA, translated from the coding sequence TTGGAAAATTTTATCAGGTTGGTCGGACCGAACCGGGCGGTTGAAATCTTCGGCGTGAAGCTCGTCGGCGTCAACGCGGAGAACGCCAAGAAGCTTCTCTTCTCGCTCCTCTTCATCGTCCTGATCGTTCTGGTGGTTCGAAGCTTTACAAAGCTTGCCCGCTGGTGGCTGCATGGGCGGGGCAAAGAGCAGGTTGAGTTTTGGGCGCGCCAGGGAATCCGCCTCGCCGCGGCGGTGATCCTGATTCTGGGGCTCGCCTCGATCTGGTTCGACGATCCGGGCCGGCTCGCCACCGCCCTGGGGTTGATCACCGCGGCGCTCGCCTTCGCGCTGCAGAAGGTCGTCACCGCGATTGCCGGCTATTTCGTCATTCTGCGAGGGAAGGTCTTCAACGTCGGCGACCGGATCCGGATGGGAGGGGTCCGCGGAGACGTGCTGGGGCTGACCTTTACCCAGACGACGATCATGGAGATGGGCCAGCCGCCGCCGGTGCAGGGGGACGAGCCGGCGATGTGGGTCCAGAGCCGGCAATATACGGGACGGGTCGTCACCGTCAGCAACGCCAAGATCTTTGAAGAGCCGGTCTTCAACTACACCCGCGACTTCCCTTTTCTTTGGGAGGAGATGGTCGTGCCGATCACCTACGACGCCGACCGGGCCCGCGCCGAGCGGATCTTGCTCGACGCGGCGGAGCGCCACACCGTTTCGATCAGCGAGATGGGACGGGAGGCGTTGGAGGAGATGAAGCGGCGCTACTTCATGAAATCGGCCGACATGCGGCCGAAGGTCTATTTTCGCTTGACCGACAACTGGCTGGAGCTGACGGTCCGGTTCATCGCCCGGGATTACGGCGTCCGGGAATTGAAGGACGCGATGAGCCGCGACATCCTCAAAGCGTTCGATGAGGCCCGAATCGGCGTCGCCTCCGCGACCTTTGAGATCGTCGGCCTGCCGCCGCTCCGGATTCAGCAGCTTCCCAGGCGCGCCGAAGAAACACCGGGGAGGAAAGAGGCGGCCTGA
- a CDS encoding DUF2254 domain-containing protein, protein MKTQLNQFWDWLRSSFWFVPSVSTLIAIGVARATLSFDYSEKNVWNFMEEWIYTGGPEGAQVLLSTIAGSLITVAGVAFSVTIVVLSLTSTQFGPRLLRNFMRDLGNQVVLGVFIATFLYCILILRTIRVGEENGFVPHLSVTFAVVLAILNLALLIFFIHHVSASIQATSVITAVARDLDQVIDQLFPEELGASASEQKMEEKRTVVPANFKSESAPIFSETTGYLQAIENDTLLTLASERNFLIRLECRPGDFIAQGDVLVRVWSKDRPDPEVSREINNTFILGKDRTFTQDLFFGIDQLVETAVRALSPSTNDPFTAMTCIDYMGATLCRLAGRAIPSPFRFDRDHHLRVIAEPVTFVQILDRAFTPIHHYGKSAPIVTLRLLQRLGTVGARVVREEDRSAVVRLADRIKRESRRFLESPDQEAVEKQHRLVLAGLNEADHRWGSARAEG, encoded by the coding sequence ATGAAGACGCAATTAAATCAGTTTTGGGATTGGCTTCGCTCCAGCTTCTGGTTTGTGCCGAGCGTCTCGACGCTGATCGCGATCGGCGTCGCTCGGGCGACCCTTTCGTTTGATTATTCGGAGAAGAACGTCTGGAACTTCATGGAAGAATGGATTTATACCGGCGGCCCGGAGGGGGCTCAGGTCCTTCTCTCCACCATCGCCGGATCGCTGATCACCGTCGCGGGGGTCGCCTTCTCCGTTACCATCGTCGTTCTTTCCCTCACCTCGACGCAATTCGGCCCGAGGCTGCTGCGCAACTTCATGCGCGATCTGGGGAACCAAGTGGTCCTCGGCGTTTTCATCGCCACCTTTCTCTACTGTATCTTGATTCTTCGGACGATCCGCGTCGGCGAAGAGAACGGGTTCGTCCCGCACCTCTCGGTGACCTTTGCCGTCGTCCTGGCGATCCTCAACCTTGCTCTATTGATCTTTTTTATTCATCATGTTTCCGCCTCAATCCAGGCGACCAGTGTGATCACGGCGGTGGCGCGCGACCTCGATCAAGTCATCGATCAACTCTTTCCGGAAGAGCTGGGGGCGTCGGCATCCGAGCAGAAGATGGAAGAGAAGCGGACCGTCGTTCCAGCAAACTTCAAAAGCGAATCGGCGCCGATCTTTTCCGAGACAACCGGTTATCTCCAGGCGATTGAAAATGACACGCTGCTGACGCTCGCCTCCGAGAGAAACTTTTTGATCCGGCTGGAGTGCCGGCCCGGCGATTTTATTGCGCAGGGAGACGTTTTGGTGAGGGTCTGGTCCAAGGATCGGCCCGATCCGGAAGTGTCGCGGGAGATCAATAATACCTTTATCCTCGGAAAGGATCGGACCTTCACGCAGGATCTCTTCTTCGGCATCGATCAACTGGTCGAGACCGCCGTTCGCGCCCTCTCTCCCAGCACGAATGACCCGTTCACCGCGATGACCTGTATCGATTATATGGGCGCGACGCTCTGCCGGCTGGCAGGACGGGCGATTCCGTCCCCTTTTCGGTTCGATCGTGATCATCATCTCCGGGTCATTGCCGAACCGGTGACATTTGTCCAGATCCTCGATCGCGCGTTTACCCCGATTCATCATTATGGAAAGAGCGCCCCGATCGTTACGCTGCGCCTTCTGCAGAGACTCGGCACGGTCGGTGCCCGCGTCGTCCGGGAGGAAGACCGCTCCGCGGTTGTTCGACTTGCAGACCGGATCAAGAGGGAAAGCAGACGCTTCTTGGAGAGCCCGGACCAAGAGGCGGTTGAAAAACAACACCGTCTTGTCCTCGCCGGATTAAACGAAGCGGATCATCGATGGGGAAGCGCGCGCGCCGAAGGGTAA
- a CDS encoding DUF5985 family protein gives MAATVYFLSAITSLACALMLFRGYLRSQTRLLLWSSLCFVGLTLNNFLLYVDLVIIPDSADLSILRSIAALAGLMLLIYGLIWDVA, from the coding sequence ATGGCCGCAACCGTTTACTTCCTCTCCGCAATCACCAGCCTGGCGTGTGCGCTGATGCTGTTTCGGGGGTATCTTCGAAGCCAAACACGGCTTTTACTCTGGAGCAGCCTTTGCTTCGTCGGACTGACGCTGAATAATTTCCTGCTTTATGTCGATTTGGTCATCATCCCCGATTCCGCCGACCTGTCGATATTGCGGAGCATCGCCGCGCTGGCAGGGCTGATGCTGCTTATTTACGGTCTGATCTGGGATGTCGCATAA
- the treY gene encoding malto-oligosyltrehalose synthase, which translates to MERISPSTRKTDLPLSTYRLQLNPSFGFSDARRVLPTLHTLGITDCYVSSYLKAVHGSLHGYDIADPAALNPELGTEEEYRSFVAALRSHGMGQILDVVANHMGIAKSCNPWWMDLLENGPSSHYSSFFDIDWRPVKPELEDKVLLPILGDLYGTVLENQEITLIYEEGGFFVTYYDHTLPIAPRSSVQILSHRLESLLGKEGGTDPHFQELQSIITALSYLPLRSEQETQRVIERYREKEVVKKRIAVLVKESPAVAAFLEENLRQFNGTRGNPKSFDLLDRLLADQAYRLAYWRVAAEEINYRRFFDINELAAIRMENPIVFDKVHALIFRLLQEGAVTGLRIDHVDGLYDPGDYLRKLQEWARANLPSSESRERPLYLVVEKILNRGESLPEEWPVEGTTGYDFLNLVNGLFVDRDNERSFDYFYGRFTGGRTSFEDLVYEKKKLMMEVSMASEINVLGHQLNLLSEKNRRSRDFTLNSLTHAIREIIACFPVYRTYVTDPEQVTDRDRAYLNLAVARAKQRNPAVTELVFDFVRDLLLMKYPAEGSEEDRQAHRRFVMKFQQTTSPVMAKGVEDTAFYIYHRLISLNEVGGHPGQFGIDTKTFHQWMRERQARRPQALSATATHDTKRGEDVRARINALSEMPRAWQRAVTSWSGWNQSKKQFIEGKPAPDPNDEYLLYQTLLGAWPFETDPTADDGTFCRRIQSYMLKAIREAKVHTSWINPNRKYEEAVEAFIRALLQRTESNRFLELFLPFQERIAQYGISNALSQLVIKIAAPGVPDFYQGTELWDLNLVDPDNRRPVDHRLRAALLKALSQAETGGRDLLIHDLVKNRADGRIKLFVTRTGLQFRKANAALFQEGDYLPLQGCGEKRKHLIAFARRGNEAEVIAVVPRLVARLLREAPAMPIGKAVWEETGLVLSPGSERRSYKNIFTGEILYPTLSEGRPVLPLAQIFSAFPVALLKRIEE; encoded by the coding sequence ATGGAACGTATTTCACCGTCTACACGAAAAACGGATCTTCCCCTTTCGACCTACCGGCTTCAGCTCAATCCGTCTTTTGGATTCTCGGACGCCCGGCGCGTCCTTCCCACCCTGCATACCCTCGGCATCACCGACTGCTACGTCTCCTCCTATCTCAAAGCGGTTCACGGCAGCCTGCACGGCTATGATATCGCCGATCCGGCCGCGCTGAATCCGGAGCTCGGGACGGAGGAAGAATACCGGTCCTTTGTCGCGGCGCTGCGATCGCACGGCATGGGTCAGATTCTGGATGTCGTCGCCAATCACATGGGAATCGCGAAATCGTGCAACCCGTGGTGGATGGATCTCCTCGAAAACGGACCGAGTTCTCACTACTCCTCTTTCTTCGATATCGATTGGCGGCCGGTCAAACCGGAATTGGAGGACAAGGTCCTCCTTCCGATTTTGGGCGATCTGTACGGGACCGTTTTGGAGAATCAGGAAATCACGTTGATTTATGAAGAGGGCGGCTTTTTTGTCACGTACTACGACCATACCCTTCCGATCGCCCCCCGTTCCTCGGTCCAAATCTTATCGCATCGTCTCGAATCCCTTCTCGGGAAGGAGGGGGGGACCGATCCCCATTTCCAGGAGCTGCAAAGCATCATCACCGCCTTAAGCTATCTCCCCTTGCGAAGCGAGCAAGAGACGCAGCGGGTGATCGAGCGCTATCGGGAAAAGGAGGTCGTCAAAAAACGCATCGCCGTTCTGGTGAAGGAGAGTCCGGCGGTCGCCGCCTTTTTGGAAGAGAATCTTCGGCAGTTCAACGGAACGCGCGGCAACCCGAAGAGCTTCGACCTTCTTGACCGCCTCCTCGCCGACCAGGCGTACCGGCTCGCCTACTGGCGCGTCGCCGCCGAGGAGATCAACTACCGCCGCTTCTTCGATATCAATGAGCTGGCAGCGATCCGAATGGAAAACCCGATCGTCTTCGACAAAGTCCACGCGCTGATCTTCCGGCTGCTGCAAGAGGGCGCGGTCACCGGTCTTCGGATCGATCATGTCGACGGCCTCTATGACCCCGGAGATTACCTGAGAAAGCTGCAGGAATGGGCCCGCGCAAACTTGCCCTCTTCAGAATCCCGCGAGCGGCCGCTCTACCTGGTCGTGGAGAAAATCCTCAACCGGGGAGAGTCCCTCCCCGAAGAGTGGCCCGTGGAAGGAACCACCGGCTACGACTTCCTCAATCTGGTGAACGGTCTCTTCGTCGACCGCGACAACGAGCGCTCTTTCGACTACTTCTACGGCCGGTTCACCGGCGGGCGGACCTCCTTCGAAGATCTCGTTTACGAGAAAAAAAAGTTGATGATGGAAGTGTCGATGGCGAGCGAGATCAATGTCCTCGGACATCAGTTGAACCTCCTTTCCGAAAAAAACCGCCGCTCCCGCGACTTCACCCTCAACAGTCTCACCCACGCGATCCGGGAGATCATCGCCTGCTTTCCCGTCTACCGGACCTATGTCACCGACCCGGAGCAGGTGACCGACCGCGACCGGGCCTATTTGAACCTGGCGGTGGCGCGGGCCAAACAGAGAAACCCCGCCGTCACCGAATTGGTCTTCGATTTTGTGAGAGACCTCCTCCTGATGAAGTACCCGGCGGAGGGCTCCGAAGAAGACCGGCAGGCGCATCGCCGGTTCGTGATGAAATTCCAGCAGACGACCAGCCCGGTGATGGCGAAGGGGGTGGAGGACACCGCTTTCTACATCTACCACCGGCTGATCTCCTTGAATGAAGTCGGCGGGCATCCGGGGCAATTTGGAATCGACACCAAGACATTCCATCAGTGGATGCGGGAGCGGCAGGCGCGCCGGCCGCAGGCGCTTTCGGCGACCGCCACGCACGACACGAAACGGGGCGAAGACGTCCGGGCGCGAATCAACGCCCTCTCGGAAATGCCGCGGGCGTGGCAGCGCGCCGTGACGAGCTGGAGCGGGTGGAACCAGTCAAAGAAACAATTCATCGAAGGGAAGCCCGCGCCCGATCCGAACGACGAATATCTTCTCTATCAAACACTCCTCGGGGCATGGCCGTTCGAGACCGACCCGACGGCCGACGACGGGACATTCTGCCGGCGGATCCAATCCTACATGCTCAAGGCCATTCGTGAAGCGAAGGTCCACACCAGCTGGATCAATCCCAACCGGAAATACGAGGAGGCGGTCGAGGCGTTCATCCGGGCGCTGCTCCAACGAACCGAGTCGAATCGTTTTTTGGAGCTCTTTCTCCCCTTTCAGGAGCGGATCGCGCAATACGGCATCTCCAACGCCCTCTCCCAATTGGTGATTAAGATCGCCGCCCCCGGGGTTCCCGATTTTTATCAAGGAACCGAGCTCTGGGACCTCAATCTGGTCGATCCCGATAACCGCCGTCCGGTGGATCACCGGCTCCGCGCCGCGCTGCTGAAAGCGCTGTCCCAGGCGGAAACCGGCGGGCGCGACCTCCTGATTCACGACCTGGTGAAAAACCGCGCCGACGGCCGGATCAAGCTCTTCGTCACACGGACCGGCCTCCAATTCCGAAAGGCAAACGCCGCGCTTTTTCAAGAGGGGGATTACCTGCCGCTGCAAGGATGCGGGGAGAAGCGAAAACACCTGATCGCCTTCGCCCGGAGGGGAAATGAAGCGGAGGTGATCGCCGTCGTCCCGCGCCTCGTTGCGCGGCTTCTCCGCGAAGCGCCCGCCATGCCGATCGGGAAAGCGGTCTGGGAAGAGACCGGGCTTGTCCTTTCCCCGGGAAGCGAGCGCCGCAGTTACAAAAACATTTTTACGGGAGAGATCCTCTATCCGACCCTCTCTGAGGGCCGGCCGGTCCTTCCGCTGGCGCAGATTTTCAGCGCCTTTCCGGTCGCCCTCCTCAAGCGGATCGAGGAATAA